The Devosia sp. YIM 151766 genome includes a region encoding these proteins:
- the gltX gene encoding glutamate--tRNA ligase, with protein sequence MSQVVTRFAPSPTGYLHIGGARTALFNWAFARNKGGKMLLRIEDTDRERSTEAAVTALIEGLKWLGLDWEGEPISQFARTARHAEIAHELVRKGHAYYCYCSPEELGQMREEARAAGKPPRYNGYWRDRDPSEAPAGVKPVVRIKAPLSGEIVVHDQVQGDVVFKSENLDDFIILRSDGTPTYMHAVVVDDHDMGVTHIIRGDDHLTNAARQIVIYNAMDWTVPDMAHIPLIHGPDGAKLSKRHGALGVEAYRQMGYLPEALRNYLARLGWSHGDDEIFSTEQMVEWFGLEALNKGAARFDFVKLENINGHYIREAEPAYLYKVMVDTAREVGREDDAKGLIANPDTVLAALPELQPRAKTVLELIDLAQFIYAVRPIQPDAAAAALLTEDSRAVLAGIADTLGGLAEWSVPEIDAAMRRLAEQQGLKLGKLAQPLRAALTGRTVSPGIFEVMVLIGREESMARLGDQASR encoded by the coding sequence ATGTCTCAGGTCGTCACTCGTTTCGCCCCCTCGCCTACCGGTTATCTTCATATCGGCGGCGCTCGCACGGCCTTGTTCAACTGGGCCTTTGCCAGGAACAAGGGCGGCAAGATGCTGCTGCGCATCGAGGACACCGACCGGGAACGCTCGACCGAGGCGGCCGTCACGGCGCTGATCGAGGGGCTGAAATGGCTCGGTCTCGATTGGGAGGGCGAGCCGATCAGCCAATTCGCCCGCACGGCGCGCCATGCCGAAATCGCCCATGAACTGGTGCGCAAGGGGCATGCCTATTATTGCTATTGCTCGCCTGAAGAACTCGGCCAGATGCGCGAGGAGGCCCGCGCCGCCGGCAAGCCGCCGCGCTATAACGGCTATTGGCGCGACCGCGATCCGTCCGAGGCTCCGGCAGGCGTGAAGCCGGTAGTCCGCATCAAGGCGCCGCTGTCCGGCGAGATCGTGGTGCATGACCAGGTGCAGGGCGACGTGGTGTTCAAAAGCGAGAACCTGGATGATTTCATCATCCTGCGCTCGGACGGGACGCCGACCTATATGCATGCCGTCGTGGTGGACGATCATGACATGGGCGTGACCCACATCATCCGGGGCGACGATCACCTGACCAATGCCGCCCGGCAGATCGTCATCTACAACGCCATGGACTGGACCGTGCCGGACATGGCCCATATTCCGCTGATCCACGGCCCGGACGGGGCGAAGCTGTCGAAGCGCCATGGCGCCCTGGGCGTCGAGGCCTATCGGCAGATGGGCTATCTGCCCGAGGCGCTGCGCAATTACCTCGCCCGGCTCGGCTGGAGTCATGGCGATGACGAGATTTTCTCCACCGAGCAGATGGTGGAATGGTTCGGCCTGGAAGCGCTCAACAAGGGTGCGGCACGCTTCGATTTCGTCAAGCTGGAGAATATCAACGGTCATTACATCCGCGAGGCGGAGCCGGCCTATCTCTATAAGGTGATGGTCGATACAGCCCGGGAAGTGGGCCGCGAGGACGACGCAAAAGGCCTGATTGCCAATCCCGACACCGTGCTCGCCGCCCTGCCCGAATTGCAGCCGCGCGCCAAGACGGTGCTGGAGCTGATCGACCTGGCCCAGTTCATTTATGCGGTGCGGCCGATCCAGCCGGACGCGGCGGCGGCGGCATTGTTGACCGAGGATAGCCGTGCGGTGCTGGCCGGCATTGCCGATACGTTAGGGGGGCTTGCCGAATGGTCAGTGCCCGAGATCGACGCGGCCATGCGTAGGCTGGCTGAGCAGCAGGGCCTCAAGCTCGGCAAGCTGGCCCAGCCGCTGCGCGCCGCCCTGACCGGACGCACCGTGTCTCCGGGCATTTTCGAGGTCATGGTGCTGATCGGGCGCGAAGAGAGCATGGCCCGACTCGGTGACCAGGCGAGCCGCTGA
- a CDS encoding lipid-A-disaccharide synthase, with amino-acid sequence MAEPLRLFILAGEPSGDRIAADLVARLRQHVSLELAGIGGDELAGQGLASLYPMSDLAVMGVTDVILNLPRLLWRLEQTARAILAGRPDIVVLVDSQDFARLLAGRLRRRGYKGTLILYVAPSVWARNPERAARLKPVFDAVLAVLPFEPEVMERLNGPPTYYVGHPALADKLATATAPASGPVILLPGSREGELRRHLPVLKAMAADLAALPEVSGLVIPTLPRLRPRLEAELAHWPVPVTLLHRRADRQTLYAQALGAICVSGTVTLELALARVPMLVLYALDGHQARIFDRLGRPPVSLPNIILGRSVVPELVSATLSVDSAGPAALALLANRKARQDQLDAFGELSKVMETGLPPHGRQDPAERVLTIWRSQRLPIGA; translated from the coding sequence ATGGCCGAGCCGCTGCGCCTTTTCATCCTGGCCGGCGAGCCGTCCGGAGACCGCATCGCCGCCGATCTGGTGGCGCGGCTGCGTCAGCACGTATCGCTGGAGCTTGCCGGCATCGGTGGTGATGAATTGGCGGGGCAGGGCCTGGCTTCGCTCTATCCCATGTCCGACCTCGCCGTCATGGGCGTCACCGATGTCATCCTCAATCTGCCGCGCCTGCTGTGGCGGCTGGAGCAGACCGCCAGGGCCATCCTTGCCGGCCGGCCCGACATCGTGGTGCTGGTCGATTCCCAGGATTTCGCGAGATTACTGGCCGGCCGCCTGCGCAGGCGCGGCTATAAAGGCACATTGATCCTCTATGTGGCGCCATCGGTCTGGGCCCGGAATCCTGAACGGGCCGCCAGGCTCAAGCCCGTTTTCGATGCCGTGCTGGCCGTATTGCCCTTCGAGCCCGAAGTCATGGAGCGGCTGAATGGCCCGCCGACCTATTATGTCGGCCATCCGGCCCTTGCCGATAAACTGGCTACTGCCACGGCGCCCGCAAGCGGTCCGGTGATTCTGCTGCCGGGCAGCCGGGAGGGCGAATTACGCCGCCATCTGCCGGTGCTGAAAGCCATGGCAGCCGATCTCGCTGCTTTGCCTGAAGTCTCCGGCCTCGTCATTCCGACCTTGCCGCGGCTGCGGCCAAGGCTGGAAGCCGAACTGGCGCATTGGCCGGTCCCGGTGACGCTGCTGCACCGGCGCGCGGACCGCCAGACGCTTTATGCCCAGGCCTTGGGCGCCATCTGCGTCTCCGGCACGGTGACGCTGGAACTGGCCCTGGCCCGCGTGCCCATGCTGGTGCTCTATGCGCTCGACGGTCATCAGGCCCGCATTTTCGACCGGCTCGGCCGTCCGCCGGTCTCGCTGCCGAACATCATTCTCGGGCGCAGCGTCGTTCCCGAACTGGTTTCTGCCACGCTCTCGGTCGACAGCGCCGGGCCCGCCGCTCTGGCCCTTCTGGCCAACAGAAAAGCCCGCCAGGATCAGCTAGATGCCTTTGGCGAGCTTTCGAAGGTGATGGAGACGGGCCTGCCGCCGCATGGAAGGCAGGACCCGGCCGAGCGGGTCCTGACCATCTGGCGGTCTCAGCGGCTGCCGATCGGCGCGTAA
- the gltA gene encoding citrate synthase — protein sequence MTEKVAKLVIGDQTHEFPILSGSVGPDVMDIRSLYTKTGLFTYDPGFTSTAACDSAITYIDGDKGELLYRGYPIEQLAEKSNYLEVCYLLLYGELPSKQQFVEFEELVTRHTMVHDQMQYFYRGFRRDAHPMAIMTGVVGAMAAFYHDSTDINDPEQREIASIRMIAKIPTLAAMAYKYSVGQPFVYPRNDLDYASNFLHMCFSVPAEEYKVDPKIARAMDLIFTLHADHEQNASTSTVRLSGSSDANPFACIAAGVACLWGPAHGGANEAALNMLREIGTVDRIPEFIERAKDKNDPFRLMGFGHRVYKNFDPRATVMQQTAKEVLAILGVENNPTLQVAQELERIALEDEYFIERKLYPNVDFYSGVILDAIGFPTSMFTVLFAVARTVGWISQWKEMIGDPQKKIGRPRQLYNGSVARDYAPIGSR from the coding sequence ATGACCGAAAAAGTCGCCAAACTCGTCATCGGAGACCAGACCCACGAATTCCCGATATTGAGTGGTTCGGTGGGCCCGGATGTGATGGATATCCGATCGCTCTATACCAAGACGGGCCTGTTTACCTACGATCCCGGCTTCACGTCGACGGCGGCCTGCGACAGCGCCATCACCTATATCGACGGCGACAAGGGCGAGCTTCTCTATCGCGGCTATCCCATCGAGCAATTGGCCGAAAAATCCAATTATCTCGAAGTCTGCTATCTGCTGCTCTATGGCGAATTGCCGAGCAAGCAGCAATTCGTCGAATTCGAGGAATTGGTGACGCGCCACACCATGGTGCACGACCAGATGCAGTATTTCTATCGCGGCTTCCGCCGTGACGCGCATCCCATGGCCATCATGACCGGCGTGGTCGGCGCCATGGCCGCCTTCTATCACGACTCGACCGATATCAACGATCCCGAGCAGCGCGAGATTGCCTCGATCCGCATGATCGCCAAGATCCCGACCCTGGCCGCCATGGCCTATAAATATTCGGTCGGCCAGCCCTTCGTCTATCCGCGCAACGATCTCGATTACGCGTCGAACTTCCTGCATATGTGCTTCTCCGTTCCGGCGGAGGAATACAAGGTCGATCCCAAGATCGCCCGCGCCATGGACCTGATCTTCACTTTGCATGCCGACCACGAGCAGAATGCCTCGACCTCGACGGTGCGCCTGTCCGGCTCGTCCGACGCCAATCCCTTCGCCTGCATCGCGGCAGGCGTGGCCTGCCTGTGGGGCCCGGCCCATGGCGGCGCCAACGAGGCGGCGCTCAACATGCTGCGCGAAATCGGCACGGTGGACCGCATTCCCGAATTCATCGAGCGCGCCAAGGACAAGAACGATCCGTTCCGCCTGATGGGCTTCGGGCACCGCGTCTACAAGAACTTCGATCCGCGCGCCACGGTGATGCAGCAGACCGCCAAGGAAGTGCTGGCCATTCTGGGCGTCGAGAACAATCCGACCTTGCAGGTGGCGCAGGAGCTGGAGCGCATTGCGCTCGAGGACGAGTATTTCATCGAACGCAAGCTCTACCCGAATGTGGACTTCTATTCCGGCGTCATCCTCGATGCGATCGGTTTCCCGACCTCGATGTTCACCGTGCTGTTCGCCGTGGCCCGCACCGTGGGCTGGATCAGCCAGTGGAAGGAAATGATCGGCGATCCGCAGAAGAAGATCGGCCGTCCGCGCCAGCTCTATAACGGCTCCGTGGCCCGCGATTACGCGCCGATCGGCAGCCGCTGA